DNA sequence from the Papio anubis isolate 15944 chromosome 7, Panubis1.0, whole genome shotgun sequence genome:
gtccagcctgcggaaagaaaaaaagagaaggaagggaaggggaggggagctcacacctgtaatttcagcactgtgggaggctgaggcagttggatcgcttgaggtcaggagtttaagactagtctggccaacatggtgaaaccccatctctaataaaaatacaaaaattagctggccatggtggtgcatgcttgtagtcccagctactcgggaggctgaggcacaagaactcaggagctggaggttgcggtgagctgactcgcactgcattccagcctgggcgacagagtgaaagtccgtctcaaacaaacaaacaaaaaaaacaaaaaaaagaggaaggaaagaaaattcagCCTTCTTTTTGTCTTCAGCTGTGTAGATCATGTCCTGAGGACTTtacctttcttccttcttgaaaGGACCTAcaagactaaatgagataacacGTGGAAGCTTTGAAACTCCTTAAGGGAAGAAGGCCCTAtgataataaatttataaatttcacaTGTGCACATCATTTGCTCAACTTAGATCATGGAATGATTAGacgtgaaagaaagaaaaaaatgtaaactttataaagttgaggtttttattttagaattttagtttcAAGGTTTAATTTTCTAGAAAACTTGCAACATCTCTGAGAAATTTCTGATGATGGGAAGAGAAAAGGTCCTACTCagcaaaatagattaaaaaaagagCTGAAACTCTTAAATTGGGGGgaaattaacaattttaatatCGTTTTAGTTGTAATGAGAATGTgagtagtttattttaaatactataatacattttttatcttaTAATAATGGATATTCAGTAAagattgctaattttaaaatattttttttctgaaactattaaCCTTGCTTAAACTCTTAAACCTTTTCTAATCCTTCAATTTTGAAACATGTTTTGCCTGTAATTTGTATAGTTGTTGCAGAGAATAACAAAtgatttaagcatttaaaaatacatattttctttctttctttttttctgttttctgctgtAGTCAACGAAAGGGACACTTTATTGTGGCTCCAAGGCCATGGGTCCTGGGCAGAAGGCTGCTGCCCTTCGAGGAAGGAAGAACCTTATTTGACCTTCTTCTTGGGGTACAGGTTGTTGCTGTGGCCACATTTCTTCTTGCGGCAGTTGATAGCACGGGGGTGCAGGCAAGCATAGCCCTTGCGGCAGATCATCTTGTCGCAGTTGTATTTCTGGGTGAGCTGGTGGAGGAAAGGCTCAGTAATGCCACCTCGCAGGCACAGCACCAGGTTTAGGGTGGACTCTTTCTGGATGTTGTAGCCTGAGAGAGTGCGGCCATCCTCCAGCTGTTTCCCAGCAAGTATCAGACGCTGCTGGTCAGGTGGGATACCCCTCCTTGTCTTGAATTTTGGCTTTGACATTCTAAATGGTGTCACTGGGCTCGATCTCAAGGGTGATGGTCTTGCCCATGAGGGTCTTCACAAAGATCTGCATCTCTGCGTCTGCTGCTCGGCTGCCTCGCTGAAGAAAAAGAGCTAAAAGACACATTTTCATTGAAAACTATTTACTTACTTTGAAAAACTCTTAAAAGTAACTGGTATTCAGCATTTAATGCTGATATTTAGTGTTTTCAAACATActtttcttagtccatttgggctgctataacaaagtataaTAAACAGGATGtttgtaaacaacagaagtttattgctcacagttctggagactgggaagtccaaggtcaaggtgtcagtagatttggtgtctgggtagggcccactttctggttcacagaAGGCACCTTTTCGCTGTGTCCtacatggtggaaggggccaGGGAGTTCTTGGGgtgtctctttattttattttattatttcgagatggagtttccctcttgtcacccaggctggactgtgatggcacgatctcagcccattgcaacctctgcctcctgggttcaagtgattcgccttcctcagcctcccaagtagctgggattacagatgcctgccaccatgcccagctaatttttttgtatttttagtcaagatggggtttcaccatgttggccaggctggtcttgaactcctgacctcaggtgatctgactgcctctgtctcccaaagtgctgggattacaggtttgagccacctcgcctggccctcttttatttatttatttatttttgagatggagtctcttgtccaggctggagtgcagtggcatgatcttagctcattgcaacctccacctcccaggtttaggcaattctcctgcctcaacctcccgagcagctgggattacaggtttgcgccaccatgcctggctaatttttgtattttttttagagatggggtttcaccatgttggccaggctggtctcaaactcctgacctcaagtgatctgctggtcccggcctcctaaaatgctgggattacaggcgtgagccaccacgcctggcctggggtctctcttttttttttttttttttttttgagacagagttttgctcttgttgcatagtctgtagtgcaatggcatgatctcagctcactgtaatctcccccttccaggttcaaacgattctcacgccacagcctcctgagtagctgagattacagatgcctgctaccactcccagctaatttttgtatttttagtagagacggggtttcaccatgttggccaggctggtctctaactcctgacctcaggtaatgcactcacattggcctcccaaagtgctgggattacaagtgtgagccaccgtgcctggccctggggtctcttttataagggcacaaatcccattcatgagggttctgccctcatgaagtcATCACTTCTCAAAGGCCTCACTTCCTAATACCACCATGTTGctgattaggtttcaacacatgaattctgGGGGCCACAAACATTCAGAATGTGGCAAtacttaaaaagttatttgaatgAATGTGTAAgacttactttttatttctttgacatgTTATTTCTACATCATTTGACTACATGGTTAATAGAGGAATTTGGAGTGAATATTGCAAATGTGACTTCAAGGGTAATTTATTTCAAGTAGGTATTTAAGAAACAATGAACTTAATACTTGAACTATGTGTACCTTTTTCTAGGGAACCTCAAGTTAAATCAGCAAAATTCAGCAGGGAAAAATGAACTGGGTTATCCATGTCTCAAAGGTACAAAGAAATAGAACAGTCCTCTCCTACCTACCATCTCTGTGTGTTATAAAGTCAAGGAGATTATTTTACTTACGGTTTAATTTAAAGAGACTTATTTACAACACGTATTTATATGACAGTTtgatatgctttatttttctgcagGATTCAATTACTGGACTTGTCAACTCTGCCAGTGTATGTGCCATTTCTCTTCCACTATGAGTGGACCGATTGTATTGCACATTTGTCTGGCTTTCTGTAGCCTTCTACTTTTCAACGTTGCCACACAATGTCTGGCCTTCCCCAAAATAGAAAGGAGGGAGATAGCACATGTTCATGCGGAAAAAGGGCAGTCTGATAAGATGAACACCGATGACCTAGAAAATAGCTCCATTACCTCAAAGCAGACTCCCCAACTGGTGGTCTCTGAAGATCCAATGATGGTGTCAGCAGGACCATCGGCAACATCATTAAATAAAGCATTCTCTATTAACAAAGAAACCCAGCCTGGACGAACTGGGCTCATGCAGACTGAACGCCCTGGTGTTTCCTCTGCTACTGAGTCAGCTGTCCCAGCAGTTGAAGAAGTATTTGGTTCCAGCCAACCAGAGAGAATACCTCCTGAAAGTGGACTTTCCAAGGCCATGTTAACCATGGCTATCACTGCGACTGCTTCTCTGACTATTGATGGAAAGGAGGAACTCCTTACAAGCACTAACTTTCAGCCCATTGTAGAAGAGATCACAGAAACCACAAAAGGTTTTCTGAAGTATATGGATAACCAATCACTTGCAACTGAAAGTCAGGAAGGGGCTGGTTTGGGACATTCACCTTCATCCTATGTGAATACTAAGGAAATGCTAACCACCAATCTGAGGACTGAGAAATTTGAAGCAGACACAGATCACAGGACAACTTATTTTCCTAGTGCTGAGTCCACAGCAGGCACTGAGCCTGGAAGCCTCACACCTGATAAGGAGAAGCCTTCGCAGATGACAGCTGATAACACCCAGGCTGCTGCTACCAAGCAACCACTCGCAACTTCCGAGTACACCCTGAGTGTTGAGCGAGAAACTGACAGTCTGCTGGGAGCCCCAGAAGTCACAGTGAGTGTCAGCGCAGCTGTTCCAGCTGTCTCTGCCTCAAGTGATGAGTGGGATGACACCAAATTAGAGAGTGTAAGCCGGATAAGGACCCCCAAGCTTGGAGACAATGAAGAGACTCAGGTGAGAACGGAGATGTCTCAGACAGCACAAGTAAACCATGAGGGTATGGAAGGGGGCCAGCCTTGGACAGAGGCTGCAGAGGTGGCTCTGGAGCTGCCTGAAGGAGAAACACACACGGGCACAGCCTTGCTAATAGTGCATGGGAATGAGAGATCACCTGCTTTCACCGATCAAATTTCCTTTACCCCCACAAGTCTAATGGAAGACATGAAAGTTTCCATTGTGAACTTGCTCCAAAGTACGGGAGACTTCACGGAATCTACCAAGGAAAACAATGCCCTGTTTTTCTTAGAGACCACTGTTTCTGTCTCAGAATATGAGTCTGAGGCAGACCAACTCTTGGGAAATACAATgaaaggtaaaagaaagaaaaagaaaaacaagctttGGTTTAATTTAgaaactttcaatttttttttttaatggcaatttAGAAATAGATTGaagttttaatgaaaagcaggccaggtgcagtggctcatgcctataatcccagcattttgggaggccgaggtgggagaattgattgagcccaggagtttgagaccaggctgggtgatatagtgagaccccttctctgaaaaggaataaaaaaatgaaatttgaaaaatgaagaaaagcagaagcATACAAATACAtcatctattttatataaaaattacatccaattcctgtcaccccagcactttgggaggccaaggcaggcagctagctcacttgaggtcaggcgtttgagaccagcctcgccaacatggtgaaaccccatctctactaaaatacaaaaattagctgggcgtgatggcaggcgcctgtaatcccagct
Encoded proteins:
- the ARMH4 gene encoding armadillo-like helical domain-containing protein 4 isoform X1, whose translation is MLYFSAGFNYWTCQLCQCMCHFSSTMSGPIVLHICLAFCSLLLFNVATQCLAFPKIERREIAHVHAEKGQSDKMNTDDLENSSITSKQTPQLVVSEDPMMVSAGPSATSLNKAFSINKETQPGRTGLMQTERPGVSSATESAVPAVEEVFGSSQPERIPPESGLSKAMLTMAITATASLTIDGKEELLTSTNFQPIVEEITETTKGFLKYMDNQSLATESQEGAGLGHSPSSYVNTKEMLTTNLRTEKFEADTDHRTTYFPSAESTAGTEPGSLTPDKEKPSQMTADNTQAAATKQPLATSEYTLSVERETDSLLGAPEVTVSVSAAVPAVSASSDEWDDTKLESVSRIRTPKLGDNEETQVRTEMSQTAQVNHEGMEGGQPWTEAAEVALELPEGETHTGTALLIVHGNERSPAFTDQISFTPTSLMEDMKVSIVNLLQSTGDFTESTKENNALFFLETTVSVSEYESEADQLLGNTMKDIITPEMTTAVQEPDATLSVVTQEQVATLELIRDSGKTEEEKEDSSPVSDVPGVTQLSRRGEPLATTVSTTVIPLSFEVTPTVEEQTDTVTGPDEEFTPVLGSPVTPPGIMVGEPSISPALPASETSSERRTVVPSITHVNTAASYGLDQLESEEGEEDEDEEDEEDEDEEEEDEEEDEEDKDADSLDEGLDGDTELPGFTLPGITSQEPGLEQGNMDLLEGATYQVPDALEWEQQNQGLVRSWMEKLKDKAGYMSGMLVPVGVGIAGALFILGALYSIKVMNRRRRNGFKRHKRKQREFNSMQDRVMLLADSSEDEF
- the ARMH4 gene encoding armadillo-like helical domain-containing protein 4 isoform X3; translation: MCHFSSTMSGPIVLHICLAFCSLLLFNVATQCLAFPKIERREIAHVHAEKGQSDKMNTDDLENSSITSKQTPQLVVSEDPMMVSAGPSATSLNKAFSINKETQPGRTGLMQTERPGVSSATESAVPAVEEVFGSSQPERIPPESGLSKAMLTMAITATASLTIDGKEELLTSTNFQPIVEEITETTKGFLKYMDNQSLATESQEGAGLGHSPSSYVNTKEMLTTNLRTEKFEADTDHRTTYFPSAESTAGTEPGSLTPDKEKPSQMTADNTQAAATKQPLATSEYTLSVERETDSLLGAPEVTVSVSAAVPAVSASSDEWDDTKLESVSRIRTPKLGDNEETQVRTEMSQTAQVNHEGMEGGQPWTEAAEVALELPEGETHTGTALLIVHGNERSPAFTDQISFTPTSLMEDMKVSIVNLLQSTGDFTESTKENNALFFLETTVSVSEYESEADQLLGNTMKDIITPEMTTAVQEPDATLSVVTQEQVATLELIRDSGKTEEEKEDSSPVSDVPGVTQLSRRGEPLATTVSTTVIPLSFEVTPTVEEQTDTVTGPDEEFTPVLGSPVTPPGIMVGEPSISPALPASETSSERRTVVPSITHVNTAASYGLDQLESEEGEEDEDEEDEEDEDEEEEDEEEDEEDKDADSLDEGLDGDTELPGFTLPGITSQEPGLEQGNMDLLEGATYQVPDALEWEQQNQGLVRSWMEKLKDKAGYMSGMLVPVGVGIAGALFILGALYSIKVMNRRRRNGFKRHKRKQREFNSMQDRVMLLADSSEDEF
- the ARMH4 gene encoding armadillo-like helical domain-containing protein 4 isoform X2, whose amino-acid sequence is MLYFSAGFNYWTCQLCQCMCHFSSTMSGPIVLHICLAFCSLLLFNVATQCLAFPKIERREIAHVHAEKGQSDKMNTDDLENSSITSKQTPQLVVSEDPMMVSAGPSATSLNKAFSINKETQPGRTGLMQTERPGVSSATESAVPAVEEVFGSSQPERIPPESGLSKAMLTMAITATASLTIDGKEELLTSTNFQPIVEEITETTKGFLKYMDNQSLATESQEGAGLGHSPSSYVNTKEMLTTNLRTEKFEADTDHRTTYFPSAESTAGTEPGSLTPDKEKPSQMTADNTQAAATKQPLATSEYTLSVERETDSLLGAPEVTVSVSAAVPAVSASSDEWDDTKLESVSRIRTPKLGDNEETQVRTEMSQTAQVNHEGMEGGQPWTEAAEVALELPEGETHTGTALLIVHGNERSPAFTDQISFTPTSLMEDMKVSIVNLLQSTGDFTESTKENNALFFLETTVSVSEYESEADQLLGNTMKDIITPEMTTAVQEPDATLSVVTQEQVATLELIRDSGKTEEEKEDSSPVSDVPGVTQLSRRGEPLATTVSTTVIPLSFEVTPTVEEQTDTVTGPDEEFTPVLGSPVTPPGIMVGEPSISPALPASETSSERRTVVPSITHVNTAASYGLDQLESEEGEEDEDEEDEEDEDEEEEDEEEDEEDKDADSLDEGLDGDTELPGFTLPGITSQEPGLEQGNMDLLEGATYQVPDALEWEQQNQGLVRSWMEKLKDKAGYMSGMLVPVGVGIAGALFILGALYSIKVMNRRRRNGFKRHKRKREFNSMQDRVMLLADSSEDEF